One Eptesicus fuscus isolate TK198812 chromosome 11, DD_ASM_mEF_20220401, whole genome shotgun sequence genomic region harbors:
- the NMI gene encoding N-myc-interactor, producing MAAGEDTNEFMKEYLKDEEFMKDEQKQKLIDQILKENIYLTLEIQKLETELQEPTRSSQIKEDIPETKMKFTSLENPEDDSRFSHISCSFQVSSRVPYELQKGEALITFEDEEVAQNVIKMEKHNVNIMDIGVEVIAKPVPLNSGVRFQVSVEVSKMKVNVTEIPGELPENQMRDKLELSFSKSRNGGGEVECVEYDKQAGSAVITFVETGVADRILKKKDYPLYINQDCHRVVVSPYTETHLKKFQVFSGVSKRTVLLTGMEDLYLMDEEVVGDYVNIHFQRAKNGGGEVDMFKCSLNEPCIAYFQE from the exons ATGGCAGCTGGTGAAGATACAAACGAATTTATGAAGGAGTATTTGAAAGATGAAGAATTTATGAAAGATGAACAAAAGCAG aaattaattgaccaaatattaaaggaaaatatttacttAACGTTGGAGATCCAAAAGCTTGAAACTGAGTTACAAGAGCCCACCAGAAGCTCCCAG atTAAAGAGGATATTCCCGAAACAAAGATGAAATTCACATCTTTAGAGAATCCTGAGGATGACAGCAGGTTTTCACATATTTCCTGTTCATTTCAAGTGAGCTCCCGAGTTCCTTATGAGCTACAAAAAGGAGAAGCGCTCATCACCTTTGAAGACGAAGAAG ttgccCAAAATGTGATCAAAATGGAGAAACATAATGTGAACATAATGGATATAGGTGTGGAGGTTATAGCCAAGCCAGTTCCCTTAAATTCAGGAGTCAGATTCCAG GTTTCTGTAGAAGTGTCTAAAATGAAGGTCAATGTTACTGAAATTCCTGGTGAATTGCCTGAAAATCAGATGAGAGACAAGCTAGAACTGAGCTTTTCTAAGTCCCGAAACGGAGGCGGAGAAGTGGAATGCGTAGAGTATGATAAGCAGGCCGGAAGTGCTGTCATCACATTTGTGGAAACTGGAG TTGCTGACaggattttgaaaaagaaagactATCCGCTGTATATAAACCAGGACTGCCACAGAGTTGTTGTTTCACCGTACACAGAAACTCACTTGAAAAAGTTTCAG gTATTTTCAGGAGTATCTAAGAGGACAGTGCTTCTGACTGGAATGGAAGACCTCTACTTGATGGATGAAGAAGTTGTAGGGGATTATGTTAACATTCACTTTCAGCGGGCGAAGAATGGAGGTGGAGAAGTAGATATGTTCAAATGTTCTCTCAATGAACCTTGCATAGCATACTTTCAAGAATAG